The proteins below are encoded in one region of Malaclemys terrapin pileata isolate rMalTer1 chromosome 20, rMalTer1.hap1, whole genome shotgun sequence:
- the LOC128826400 gene encoding uncharacterized protein LOC128826400 isoform X2 has translation MGNAALFQGLPGTQGTRRRNGWTWPQRRLLSITAESSSKAEKRRRPSSSCSCTPSTPRLAAQQRGQDTLEPHCCKAAVAERIVELIEELPDNSPPGAILANSLIAVGNLSTMTPALEPELETHLLRASLHAVFTLGMEKDTTQVQNSAEFPRMGHHMAQLALSVSDPAKDISRQAREGVYRLYQLLLHQRGKEPSWEMAPARRVRLGPQPISLRLTPAGG, from the exons atgggcaatgcagctttgttccag ggactgccagggactcaggggacgaggaggaggaatgggtggacgtggccacagaggaggctgctctcaataacagccgagagcagctccaaggcggagaaaag gaggaggcccagcagctcgtgttcctgcacgccatccaccccacgtctcgctgcacagcagagagggcaggacacattggagccgcactgctgcaaggcggctgtggcggagaggattgtg gagctcattgaggagctgcctgataactctccacccggcgccatcctcgctaactccctgattgctgtgggcaacctcag caccatgacgcctgccctggagccagagctggagacccacctcctccgagcttccctgcacgccgtcttcaccctgggcatggagaaggacaccacccaagtgcag aactcagcggaattccccaggatgggtcaccacatggcacagctagctctgtccgtcagtgacccagccaaggacatcagccggcaggccagggagggggtttaccggctctaccagctgctgctgcaccagaggggtaaggaacccagctgggaaatggcacctgctagaagagtgagactgggaccccagccaatttctctcagactgaccccggctggaggatga
- the LOC128826400 gene encoding uncharacterized protein LOC128826400 isoform X1 — MIWDPRGGGVCHTPAGSPPPTGTVPVPDPACGGVVGDLDNGRVPTIPHSGLSPAAAVWGQGGPWLTGSLSPNPTPGGCRRRPSSSCSCTPSTPRLAAQQRGQDTLEPHCCKAAVAERIVELIEELPDNSPPGAILANSLIAVGNLSTMTPALEPELETHLLRASLHAVFTLGMEKDTTQVQNSAEFPRMGHHMAQLALSVSDPAKDISRQAREGVYRLYQLLLHQRGKEPSWEMAPARRVRLGPQPISLRLTPAGG, encoded by the exons atgatctgggaccccagaggtgggggtgtctgtcacacaccagccgggtctcctccccccacaggcactgtcccagttcctgaccctgcttgtggtggagtggtgggtgatttggacaatgggcgggtccccactatcccccattcaggcctgagtcctgcagctgctgtgtgggggcagggaggtccctggctaactggctctctctcccctaaccccactcctggtgggtgcaggaggaggcccagcagctcgtgttcctgcacgccatccaccccacgtctcgctgcacagcagagagggcaggacacattggagccgcactgctgcaaggcggctgtggcggagaggattgtg gagctcattgaggagctgcctgataactctccacccggcgccatcctcgctaactccctgattgctgtgggcaacctcag caccatgacgcctgccctggagccagagctggagacccacctcctccgagcttccctgcacgccgtcttcaccctgggcatggagaaggacaccacccaagtgcag aactcagcggaattccccaggatgggtcaccacatggcacagctagctctgtccgtcagtgacccagccaaggacatcagccggcaggccagggagggggtttaccggctctaccagctgctgctgcaccagaggggtaaggaacccagctgggaaatggcacctgctagaagagtgagactgggaccccagccaatttctctcagactgaccccggctggaggatga